Below is a window of Syntrophomonas wolfei subsp. wolfei str. Goettingen G311 DNA.
GCCCTGGCTGTGGCCAGGGAAATTGGCTATCCGGTTATGATCAAGGCTTCCGCAGGGGGCGGCGGCAAGGGTATGCGCCTGGCTCATAATGAAAGCTCCTTGAAAAACGCCCTGGAGATGGCCCGTATGGAAGCAGGGGCTGCTTTTGGCAATGATGAAATATACCTGGAGAAATATATCGAAGAGCCCCGTCATATTGAGTTTCAAATCCTGGGAGATCAGTTGGGTAATCTAATTCACCTGGGAGAGAGGGATTGTTCCCTGCAAAGGCGCAACCAGAAACTTTTGGAAGAGGCCCCTTCCTCTTTACTGGATGAGGCCTTGCGCCAGCAGATGGGGAAAGTTGCGGTTGATGCCGCCCGGGCAGCAGGCTACTCCAGTGCCGGCACCGTGGAATTTTTAGTGGACAAAAATAAGAAATTTTATTTTATCGAAATGAATACCCGTATCCAGGTCGAACACCCGGTAACAGAAATGGTTACGGGAATTGATATCATCAAGGAACAGTTTCGGATTGCGGCGGGTGAAGAGCTTTCTTATCAACAGGAGGATATTGAGATAAGGGGCTGGGCTCTGGAATGCCGGATTAATGCCGAAGATCCTGCTTGCAACTTTCAGCCCTCTCCGGGACAGGTAGGGCAATACATCATTCCGGGAGGACCAGGGATAAGAGTGGATTCTTCCGTATATTCCGGCTACCACATACCACCTTTTTATGATTCCATGGTGGCCAAATTGATTGCTTGGGGCAGGAACAGAGATGAGGCTATCCAGCGTATGAAACGAGCCCTGGGAGAGTTTGAAGTGGAGAATATCAATACTACCATCCCCTTTCACCTGGAAGTACTGGATAATGCCTTTTTCCGCAAAGGTGAAGTTTACACCAACTTTATACAAAGACGAATGAGCGATAAAGCCTAATCTAAATCAACGCTCGTTAGCGAGATAGGAGGGCGTTTCGTTTATCTCGCGAGAGCGCTTCACCCTGCACCCTTCGGGTACGCCTGGTGTTCCACCCTGGCGGGTGTCACTATTGAGGTTGCCTCTCATGGACGGGAGATTGGCGCGGTACCCCTTGAGACGCTAGATAAGCCGCAGGTGTTGCCCATGCGAAGCGCCCTGTCGGGCACAACTGATGCTCCCTGTGGTCGCTATTAAGGACGCTGGAGCGGTATATTTATACAAGCCAATGAATATTTATAACCTTTGGCAGTAGAATCACTTTTTAAATAGATTTGATAATTACGGTAATTGTTTGGTAGAATAACTAACAACGGCAAAAATACTATGGGGGTGAGTATTGTGGAAGGACAAAAACCAGAAATATTCAATGAATACGGAACCATCAGAATTGCAGACGAAGTTGTTTCAACCGTAGCCGGATTGGCTGCCACAGATGTCGAAGGAGTTGTATCACTAAGCGGCGGCTGGGGTACTGATCTGGTAGAAAAGCTGGGAAGAAAGAACTATGGCAAGGGCATAAAGGTTGAAGTTGCTGAGGATAAGACCAGAATAGACATTTTTATTGTGGTGGAGTTTGGTTATCCCATACCGGAAGTAGCTGAAAAGGTGCAAAAAGAAGTCAAATTAGCCGTAGAGACTATGACCGGCCTTTCGGTAGCGAGTATCAATGTGCATATAGTGTCGGTTTCAATTAAAAAATCACCGGCAGATGAAGAAGCGGTCTCCGAGTTTATAGTGGAATAGTAATCTGGTTAACCCCCTGCTCCCACAGGGGGTTAACTGTATCGTTTTTTATTGGAAAGAGGTGGGAAAATGGAAAAAGCCTGGCGTCCGGTCTTGTTAGTATATAATCTTTTACTATTGTCCCTGGCCGGGGTAGTGGTAGTAGCAGCTATGGGTCGTGCCGAACCTCTCACTTTTATAAATCAGGCCCTGTCCACTCCCCAGAACCGGGTAATTGTTGGCATTGTTGCCATAGTAGTTATGGCCATTGCCCTGGTGATGCTTGTTTCCGGGCTGAAATACGAGAACAAACCCGATTCCATAATTGTAGACAGTTCATTGGCCGGACAGGTTTCCATTACTGTTCCAGCGATTAAAGTAATAATCATGAAGGCGGTTAAAAAAGTTGATGGGGTTAAAGAAATAAAGCCGGCCGTAAGCACTAGTAACGATGGCCTGCTGGTTTATTTACATACCGCCATTAACCCTGATTACAATGTGCCGGAGATGAGCAAGAGCTTGCAGCAAACCGTAAAAGAACACCTGGAAGATATAGGTGGACTGCAAGTTTCTCAGGTAAAAGTACTGGTAGACGATTTCAGCAATCCCAATAAAGCTGTCAATCGTTAGGGGGCAGGCAAATGGGGGAAAAACTATTACTATTGATATTAGAGGAACACCGGGGTAAGGCCCTGGGA
It encodes the following:
- the accC gene encoding acetyl-CoA carboxylase biotin carboxylase subunit; its protein translation is MFSRVLIANRGEIALRIIRACKELGIETVAVYSVADKDSLHVKQADEAICIGGAPARQSYLNISNIIAAAQNSGAEAIHPGYGFLAENSHFASLCSSYNIKFIGPPPEVIELMGDKVQARELVKSVGVPVVPGSDGAVQSYKEALAVAREIGYPVMIKASAGGGGKGMRLAHNESSLKNALEMARMEAGAAFGNDEIYLEKYIEEPRHIEFQILGDQLGNLIHLGERDCSLQRRNQKLLEEAPSSLLDEALRQQMGKVAVDAARAAGYSSAGTVEFLVDKNKKFYFIEMNTRIQVEHPVTEMVTGIDIIKEQFRIAAGEELSYQQEDIEIRGWALECRINAEDPACNFQPSPGQVGQYIIPGGPGIRVDSSVYSGYHIPPFYDSMVAKLIAWGRNRDEAIQRMKRALGEFEVENINTTIPFHLEVLDNAFFRKGEVYTNFIQRRMSDKA
- a CDS encoding Asp23/Gls24 family envelope stress response protein, whose amino-acid sequence is MGVSIVEGQKPEIFNEYGTIRIADEVVSTVAGLAATDVEGVVSLSGGWGTDLVEKLGRKNYGKGIKVEVAEDKTRIDIFIVVEFGYPIPEVAEKVQKEVKLAVETMTGLSVASINVHIVSVSIKKSPADEEAVSEFIVE
- the amaP gene encoding alkaline shock response membrane anchor protein AmaP, with the translated sequence MEKAWRPVLLVYNLLLLSLAGVVVVAAMGRAEPLTFINQALSTPQNRVIVGIVAIVVMAIALVMLVSGLKYENKPDSIIVDSSLAGQVSITVPAIKVIIMKAVKKVDGVKEIKPAVSTSNDGLLVYLHTAINPDYNVPEMSKSLQQTVKEHLEDIGGLQVSQVKVLVDDFSNPNKAVNR